Genomic window (Deltaproteobacteria bacterium):
GCGGGAATCCAGTTTGGCGTTTGGCGCTATGGACAAGCAGTTCTGCGTTTACATCCTGGCCAGCAAACGGAACGGCACGCTGTACATTGGGGTGACCTCACAGCTGACAAATTGCGTCCCTTTCGGCCATGGGCCTCGGCCGACAGTACACAGTACTGTCAGACTGGTGAGGATTTGCCCGGTCGGCTGCACGTTACCCACAGATCTGTCGCACACCCCAACCCTATGTGCGAATCGCCGCGGTCTGGCGCTGGTGCGAAACACGGTGTAAGTGGGGCGCAAGGGAGACCGCCATGGACGTTCCGAAGAGAATGGAAGATCTGCCTACGAGCTCGCTGCGTTTCGTGGGGCGCTCGGTGGCACGAGTGGAGGACCGTTCGCTGGTGACCGGGCGCACGGAATTCATCGACAACGTGCGTTTGCCCGGCATGCTGCACTGCGCCATCTTGCGCAGCCCCTACCCGCATGCCCGCATCACGCGCGTTGATACCAGCGCCGCGCAGCAACTGCCCGGCGTCGTGGCGGTGGTGACCGGCGAGGACGCGCTGCGCTGGAGCTTCCCGACCGCTACCGTTCCGGAGGGCTGGGGCACGCACTGCCTGGCCACCGACAAGGTGCGCTACGTCGGCGAGCCGGTCGCGGCGGTGGCGGCGACGAGCCGCTACATCGCCGAGGACGCCGCCGAGCTGATTGCCGTGGACTATGACCAGTTGCCGCCGGTGGTGGACGGACTGCGAGCGCTCCAACCCGACAGCCCGCGGCTGTTCGAGCAACACCGCAACAACATCATGTTCCAGAAGCTCTTCACCTGGGGCGAGGTCGAGCGGGCGTTTCGCGGTGCCGACCACGTCTTCAGCGAGAAGTTCCGCTGGCACCGGGTGGGTGCCAACCCGATGGAGACCTTCGGCGTGATCACGGAGTGGGATCCGGTGGAGGGCAGCGTCACCTGCCGCGGTACGTTCCAGTCGCCCTCCCTCATCGCCGTCGGCCGAGCGGCGGTGCTCGGCTTGCCGCTGAACAAGGTGCGCCTGATCAGCCATCAGCGCGGCGGCAGTTTCGGCGGCAAGATGGGTTTTCGCGGCACCGACATCAGCGCGCTGCTCTCGCGCAAGGCCGGCGGGCGCCCGGTGAAATGGATCGAAGACCGGATGGAGTACCTGGTCGGCGGTAGCGGCCAGGCCTGGGACCGTTTCTATGAGGCGGCGATTGCGGTCAAGAACGACGGCACGATTACCGGCTTCAAGGTCAAGCTGGTGGAGGACCTCGGCGCCACCGGCGAAGGCTTCTCGTCGCTTGGGGCGGTAAAGCCGCTGTCGTGTTTCACCGGCTGTTACACGATTCCGGCGGCGGGCTACGATCTGACTCTGGTGGCGACCAACAAGGTGCCCACCACCGCATATCGCGGCATGGGCCCGCCGCCACACAACTTCGTGCTGGAGCAGCTCATCGACATCGCCGCCCGCGGCATTGGCCTGGACCCGGCGGAGATGCGGCGCCGGAACTTCATCGCCCCGGATCGCTTTCCGTACACAATTCCCAGCGGCAACGAATACGACAGCGGCAACTACGAGGCGGCGCTGGATACGGTGCTGGCGATGGCCGACTACCCGGGGCTGCGCGCCGAGCAGGCCGCCGCCCGGCGCCAGGGGCGATGCGTCGGCATCAGCGTGGTCACCGCGATCGAGCCGGGCGTGTTCGACTGGAACGCTTACGCCGGTGTCGGCATGCCGGGCATCGGTGTGCCCGAGGGCGTCACGGTCAGCATCGATCTGTTCGGCAAGATCGTGGTGCGCGTGGGCTTCACGACCGAGGGGCAGGGGCAGTTCACGCTGGCGTCGCAGCTGGCCGCGGAATATTTCGGCGTGGCTTTGGAAGATGTGCGCGTGGTGGCGCAGGACACGCTTTCGGCACCGCCGCATTTCGGCCCCGGCGGCAGCCGGCTCGGCGTGGCGCTCACCGGCGCGGTGCTCGGTGCCTGCGAGCGGGTCGAGGCGATGCTGATCAAGGCCGCCGCTCACCTGATGCAGGTGCCGCCCGAGAGTGTCGAGTTGATGGACGGGAAACTGCGCGTCCGCGGAGTGCCGGGCGCAGAGATGCCGGTGGCGCAAGTGGCGGCGGTCATGCGCACGCGCGCCGATCTGCTGCCGCCGGGGACGGAGCAG
Coding sequences:
- a CDS encoding xanthine dehydrogenase family protein molybdopterin-binding subunit, with the protein product MDVPKRMEDLPTSSLRFVGRSVARVEDRSLVTGRTEFIDNVRLPGMLHCAILRSPYPHARITRVDTSAAQQLPGVVAVVTGEDALRWSFPTATVPEGWGTHCLATDKVRYVGEPVAAVAATSRYIAEDAAELIAVDYDQLPPVVDGLRALQPDSPRLFEQHRNNIMFQKLFTWGEVERAFRGADHVFSEKFRWHRVGANPMETFGVITEWDPVEGSVTCRGTFQSPSLIAVGRAAVLGLPLNKVRLISHQRGGSFGGKMGFRGTDISALLSRKAGGRPVKWIEDRMEYLVGGSGQAWDRFYEAAIAVKNDGTITGFKVKLVEDLGATGEGFSSLGAVKPLSCFTGCYTIPAAGYDLTLVATNKVPTTAYRGMGPPPHNFVLEQLIDIAARGIGLDPAEMRRRNFIAPDRFPYTIPSGNEYDSGNYEAALDTVLAMADYPGLRAEQAAARRQGRCVGISVVTAIEPGVFDWNAYAGVGMPGIGVPEGVTVSIDLFGKIVVRVGFTTEGQGQFTLASQLAAEYFGVALEDVRVVAQDTLSAPPHFGPGGSRLGVALTGAVLGACERVEAMLIKAAAHLMQVPPESVELMDGKLRVRGVPGAEMPVAQVAAVMRTRADLLPPGTEQSPEATYVWTPPGRTPIDDQGRAKSYLTAANACHVALVEVDPETGQVKILKYFIADDCGTRLNPATVEGMTDGGVAQGVGAALLEEYAYNEDGQPLTSTFMDYLLPTIFEAPRTEKKVLVTPSPFTPLGAKGAGEGAIHTTPAAILCAISDALAPLGVGVTEVPATPNRLWQLIRSAPR